In the genome of Streptomyces sp. NBC_00259, the window GGCCTGGACCTGCTGCGGGAGCTGCCGGAGGGCCCACGCGCCGCCGACCGCTGGACCCGTGACCGCTGGTCGTTCACCGGTCACCGCGACCGGGTGCGGGCGGGCGAGCCGCCGCAGCCCCGCCGCGACGACGCGGTGACCGCCGCGCAGAAGCTCGCGGCCCGCGAGACGGCTCAGGCGCAACTGGAGGCGCAGGAGGCGCTCGACGACCCGCTGGTGCTCGCCGGACGGCGGCTCGCGGGCGAGGCGTTCGTCGGCGAGGTCACCGATGTGACCATGGCCTGGTCGGAGTCGAAGCGGCCCTCGCCCCGGCCGCTGCTGACCGTGCGTACGCACGACCGCCCGCACCTCGGCGCGGGCGTGAAGGCGTACCGCTCGCTGGAGGGCAAGCCGCAGTCGGCCGAGTTCGTGCGGTACGAGGAGGACGGCGCGGTCGTCCTGCGACTGCTCGACCGCATGGGCCGGTCCAGGGACCCGGCCGAGGGCTCGGTGCCGGAAGCGGGCGCGTCCCTCGCCTGGACCCTCTTCGAGCACGAACAGCGCGGTGGGCCGAAACTGCCCGAGCCCGAGGACACCCCGTGGACGCACGGTGGTCCGCCGCGCGGCGACGCCGCCGAGAGCCCCGACACCGTGACCCCGGAGGATCTGCTGTGACGGGCACCGTGATCCCGCTGTTCGACCCCGGCGCGGAGGCCGGGCGGGCCACCGCGCGGATCCTCGACGACACCCTCCACGGGGACGCGCGGGGTGTGGTCGTGGACTCACCGCCGGGCGCCGGCAAGTCGACGCTCGTGGTGCGGGCCGCGCTGGAACTGGCCGCGGCCGGACGGCCGTTGATGGTCGTCGCGCAGACCAACGCGCAGGTCGACGATCTGGTGCTGCGGCTCGCCGAGAAGGAGCCGGAGCTGCCGGTCGGCCGGCTGCACAGCAACGACCCCGATCCGTACGACAAGGCGCTCGACGAGCTGCCGAACGTACGGAAGTCGGCGAAGGCCGGCGATCTCGCCGGCCTGGACGTGGTGATCTCGACCGCCGCGAAATGGGCGCACGTCAAGGGCGTCGAGCCATGGCGGCACGCGATCGTGGACGAGGCGTACCAGATGCGGTCGGACGCGCTGCTCGCCGTCGCCGGGCTCTTCGAACGGGCGCTGTTCGTCGGCGACCCCGGCCAGCTCGACCCGTTCTCGGTGGTCGGGGCCGAGCAGTGGGCGGGGCTGTCGTACGACCCGTCGGCGAGCGCGGTCTCCACGCTGCTCGCGCACAACCCGGAACTGCCGCAGCACCGGCTGCCGGTGTCCTGGCGGCTGCCTGCCTCGGCCGCGCCGCTGGTCTCCGGCGCGTTCTACCCGTACACGCCGTTCCGCAGCGGTACGGCAGGAGGCGACCGGCGGCTCGCCTTCGGGGTCCCGTCGGACGGTTCGGGCCCCGACCGGGTGCTGGACGAGGCGGCCGAGTCGGGCTGGGGCCTGCTGGAGCTGCCCGCCCGGCACACGCCGCGCACGGACCCGGAGGCGGTCAGGGCCGTGGCCCTGGTGGTGCGCAGGCTGCTGGACCGGGGCGGGGCCTCGGTCTCGGAGCGCTCCCCGGACCCGGCGCCGCTGACCCCGGACCGGATCGCCGTCGGCACGGCCCACCGCGATCAGGCGGCGGCGGTGCGGGCGGCGCTCGCGGAGCTGGGGGTCGCGGGGGTCACCGTGGACACGGCGAACCGGCTCCAGGGCCGTGAGTACGACGTCACGGTCGTCCTCCATCCGCTCTCCGGCCGCCC includes:
- a CDS encoding AAA domain-containing protein, translated to MIPLFDPGAEAGRATARILDDTLHGDARGVVVDSPPGAGKSTLVVRAALELAAAGRPLMVVAQTNAQVDDLVLRLAEKEPELPVGRLHSNDPDPYDKALDELPNVRKSAKAGDLAGLDVVISTAAKWAHVKGVEPWRHAIVDEAYQMRSDALLAVAGLFERALFVGDPGQLDPFSVVGAEQWAGLSYDPSASAVSTLLAHNPELPQHRLPVSWRLPASAAPLVSGAFYPYTPFRSGTAGGDRRLAFGVPSDGSGPDRVLDEAAESGWGLLELPARHTPRTDPEAVRAVALVVRRLLDRGGASVSERSPDPAPLTPDRIAVGTAHRDQAAAVRAALAELGVAGVTVDTANRLQGREYDVTVVLHPLSGRPDATAFHLETGRLCVLASRHRHACIVVCRAGVAELLDEHPSTEPVQLGVTVKFPDGWEANHAVLSHLAEHRVVWTP